The following coding sequences are from one Limisphaerales bacterium window:
- a CDS encoding sulfatase-like hydrolase/transferase yields the protein MIRSALIAFMCVVPFLVTAATPNIILVMCDDLGWGDVGFNGNKIIQTPHLDAMAKNSLRFERFYAAAPVCSPTRGSCLTGRHPFRYGIYFANTGHMKTEELTLAELLQKHHYATGHFGKWHLGTLTQIEKDANRGGPRGAKNFSPPQVNGFDVCFSTESKVPTWDPMLRPETSNSRTWWDPAKHNVPYGTAYWNEKGVRITENLRGDDSRVIMDRAVPFIRAAAKKEQPFFTIVWFHAPHLPVVAGPEHTKLYAKHKKFEQHYFGCITAMDEQIGRLRKELRTLGIADNTLVAFCSDNGPEGQAGKNPGSAGHLSGRKRSLLEGGIRVPGLIEWPAKIKPGKTDIPAVTSDYLPTILEIISAKRADKRPLDGISLLPLFEGKMNERSQPIGFQSGNQAALISDRYKIYRNGDRKKESGNASKIKLFDLKRDPSEKNDIAHQHPDLIKKMIATLEQWRKSCRHSDVGGDYKN from the coding sequence ATGATTCGAAGCGCTCTGATCGCGTTTATGTGTGTCGTGCCATTCTTGGTCACAGCGGCAACCCCCAACATTATTCTCGTCATGTGCGACGACCTCGGCTGGGGTGATGTGGGGTTTAACGGAAACAAAATAATCCAAACGCCGCACCTCGATGCGATGGCGAAAAACAGCCTACGTTTCGAGCGGTTTTATGCGGCGGCACCCGTGTGCAGTCCCACGCGCGGCAGTTGCCTCACCGGACGCCATCCCTTCCGGTACGGTATTTATTTTGCCAATACCGGCCACATGAAAACGGAAGAGCTGACTTTGGCCGAGTTGCTGCAAAAACATCATTACGCCACCGGCCACTTTGGTAAATGGCATCTCGGCACGCTTACCCAAATCGAAAAGGACGCCAACCGCGGCGGCCCGCGCGGCGCGAAAAATTTTTCGCCGCCACAGGTCAACGGGTTTGATGTGTGTTTTTCCACTGAATCCAAAGTGCCCACGTGGGATCCGATGCTCCGCCCCGAAACCAGCAATAGCCGCACGTGGTGGGATCCGGCCAAACACAACGTACCGTACGGCACCGCGTATTGGAACGAGAAGGGCGTGCGCATCACAGAGAATCTGCGCGGTGACGACTCACGCGTGATCATGGATCGCGCCGTTCCGTTCATCCGCGCAGCGGCAAAAAAAGAGCAACCTTTTTTCACCATCGTGTGGTTTCACGCGCCGCATCTTCCTGTGGTTGCCGGACCGGAACACACCAAGCTCTACGCCAAACACAAAAAATTCGAGCAACATTATTTTGGCTGCATCACCGCGATGGACGAACAAATCGGTCGGTTGCGAAAAGAACTTCGCACGCTCGGCATCGCCGATAACACACTCGTGGCCTTTTGCAGCGACAACGGCCCCGAAGGGCAGGCCGGCAAAAACCCCGGCAGTGCCGGTCACCTAAGCGGCCGCAAACGCTCGCTGCTCGAAGGCGGCATTCGCGTGCCCGGCCTCATCGAATGGCCCGCCAAAATTAAACCCGGCAAAACCGATATCCCCGCCGTCACCAGCGATTATTTACCGACAATCTTGGAAATCATAAGCGCGAAGCGCGCCGATAAACGCCCGCTCGATGGAATAAGTTTGCTGCCACTCTTCGAGGGCAAAATGAACGAACGCAGCCAGCCCATTGGATTCCAATCTGGAAACCAAGCGGCGCTCATCAGCGATCGCTACAAAATATACAGGAACGGCGACCGGAAAAAAGAATCGGGTAATGCTTCGAAAATAAAATTATTTGATCTCAAAAGAGATCCATCAGAGAAAAACGACATAGCCCATCAACACCCGGACCTCATCAAAAAAATGATCGCGACTCTCGAGCAATGGCGCAAATCCTGCCGCCACAGCGACGTCGGCGGGGATTACAAAAATTGA
- a CDS encoding NAD(P)/FAD-dependent oxidoreductase, with amino-acid sequence MNQRFDAIIIGAGGAGLLCAMTAGHRGRSVAVLEHNARIGKKILISGGGRCNFTNLDAGPDNYISNNPNFCRSALSRYPSSEFIKLVRKHGIEFYEKTLGQLFCKFSSKEIVGLLNHECRDAGVKIFSGCEVDSLEANNGFRLQTSQGDVECKSLVIATGALSFPALGATDFGYRVAEQFNVPIIDPRPGLVPIIPRLEDGAPWPFIKLTGISADCIATAGGQSFRENLLFTHRGLSGPAILQVSNYCADGESFTLNLLPDENTGSLMEAARHFRQTPDRWLEQWFPKRFAYEFAKQFSPYKPMAQMKQTDRQRLVQHLCEWKLLASKTEGYAKAEVTVGGVDTDTLSSKTMECRSVPGLYFIGEVVDVTGWLGGYNFQWAWASGHAAGEAV; translated from the coding sequence ATGAACCAACGATTCGATGCCATCATCATTGGCGCGGGAGGCGCGGGGCTGTTGTGCGCGATGACCGCCGGGCACCGCGGGCGCTCGGTGGCGGTGTTGGAACATAACGCACGGATTGGTAAAAAAATTCTGATCTCCGGCGGAGGCCGTTGCAACTTTACCAACCTCGATGCGGGGCCGGATAATTATATTTCCAATAACCCGAATTTTTGTCGCTCGGCGCTGTCGCGTTATCCATCGAGTGAATTTATTAAGTTAGTTCGCAAACACGGTATTGAGTTTTACGAGAAAACGTTGGGCCAACTTTTTTGCAAATTCTCATCAAAGGAAATTGTGGGATTGCTCAATCACGAATGTCGCGATGCGGGCGTTAAAATTTTCTCGGGTTGCGAGGTGGATTCGCTCGAAGCGAACAACGGATTCCGGCTGCAAACTTCACAGGGCGATGTTGAATGCAAATCGCTGGTGATCGCCACTGGCGCACTTTCGTTTCCCGCGTTGGGCGCCACGGATTTCGGGTATCGAGTTGCGGAGCAATTCAACGTGCCCATCATTGATCCGCGCCCGGGTTTGGTGCCCATCATTCCGCGGCTCGAAGATGGCGCGCCATGGCCATTCATCAAACTCACCGGCATTTCGGCTGACTGCATTGCCACCGCGGGCGGGCAGTCCTTTCGCGAAAACCTGCTCTTCACCCATCGCGGCCTGAGTGGCCCGGCGATTTTGCAGGTGTCCAATTACTGCGCGGATGGGGAATCATTCACGCTGAATTTATTGCCGGATGAAAACACCGGATCGCTAATGGAAGCCGCGCGGCATTTTCGCCAAACGCCCGATCGCTGGCTGGAACAATGGTTTCCCAAACGCTTCGCATATGAATTTGCAAAACAATTTTCGCCGTACAAACCAATGGCCCAAATGAAACAAACCGACCGCCAGCGACTCGTGCAACATTTGTGCGAATGGAAATTGTTGGCCTCCAAAACCGAAGGCTACGCCAAAGCGGAAGTCACCGTGGGCGGCGTGGACACCGATACGTTGTCCTCCAAAACAATGGAATGTCGCTCGGTACCGGGGCTGTATTTCATCGGCGAAGTGGTGGACGTCACCGGCTGGCTCGGCGGCTACAACTTCCAATGGGCCTGGGCCAGCGGCCACGCGGCCGGGGAAGCGGTTTGA
- a CDS encoding sulfatase: protein MKSFFFTFIAWMALGTIAFAAKPPNIVFYFIDDLGWTDVSFMGSKYYETPHVDRLAREGMKFMSAYSNAPNCAPSRACLMSGQYGPRHGVYTVANSDRGKAEFRKLIPIKNKTVLEDKFVTLAESLKAAGYVTATMGKWHLGTDPTTQGFDVNIAGKQWGSPSGGGYHSPYHYPNLVNREKGEYLTDRLGAEACKFIEANKDIPFFLYLTHYAVHTPIQAKAELTAKYKKKKPIGGHNNPAYAAMVESMDDSIGAVQATLKRLKLDDNTIVIFFADNGGHGGVTSNAPLRGSKGMLYEGGIREPLAVKWPGVTQPGSTCHVPVIAVDFYPTLLEIAGAKRPKNYQLDGVSLTPLLRDASGSLGRDALHWHFPCYLQGYTPRHGPFRTTPAAAIRMGDWKLIEFFEDGKLELYNLKNDLSEKTDLAKEMPAKIKELHTAMLKWRKATNAPVPTEKNPLFDPQAVSKIHGRK, encoded by the coding sequence ATGAAAAGTTTTTTCTTCACATTCATCGCGTGGATGGCTTTGGGCACAATTGCTTTCGCTGCCAAGCCACCCAACATTGTCTTTTATTTCATCGATGACCTCGGCTGGACGGATGTGTCGTTTATGGGGTCGAAATATTATGAGACGCCGCACGTGGATCGGTTGGCGCGGGAGGGGATGAAGTTTATGAGTGCGTATTCCAATGCACCTAATTGCGCTCCGAGCCGCGCGTGCCTGATGAGCGGCCAGTACGGCCCGCGGCACGGGGTTTACACGGTGGCCAATTCCGATCGCGGCAAGGCAGAGTTTCGCAAGTTGATCCCCATCAAAAACAAAACTGTGCTCGAGGATAAATTCGTAACTCTCGCCGAATCGTTGAAAGCTGCGGGCTATGTGACCGCCACGATGGGTAAATGGCATCTCGGCACGGATCCCACCACGCAGGGTTTCGATGTGAACATCGCCGGCAAACAATGGGGCAGCCCCAGCGGCGGCGGTTATCATAGTCCGTACCATTACCCGAACCTCGTTAATCGCGAAAAGGGCGAGTATCTCACCGACCGCCTTGGCGCGGAGGCGTGCAAATTCATCGAGGCCAATAAGGACATACCATTCTTTTTGTACCTCACGCATTATGCCGTTCACACGCCCATTCAGGCAAAGGCGGAACTCACGGCGAAATACAAAAAAAAGAAACCCATCGGCGGCCACAACAATCCGGCATACGCGGCAATGGTTGAAAGTATGGACGACAGCATCGGCGCGGTGCAGGCAACGCTCAAGCGATTGAAGCTCGATGACAACACGATTGTGATTTTCTTTGCCGACAACGGCGGGCACGGCGGCGTGACGTCAAATGCTCCGCTGCGTGGTTCCAAAGGAATGCTTTACGAAGGCGGCATCCGCGAACCGCTCGCGGTGAAATGGCCGGGCGTCACCCAACCCGGCAGCACCTGCCACGTGCCGGTCATCGCCGTGGATTTTTATCCCACGCTGCTGGAAATCGCCGGAGCCAAGCGGCCAAAGAATTATCAACTCGATGGAGTCAGCCTAACGCCGTTGCTGCGTGATGCCTCCGGATCACTTGGGCGGGACGCGTTGCACTGGCATTTTCCGTGTTACCTTCAGGGCTACACTCCCCGCCACGGTCCGTTTCGTACCACACCTGCTGCGGCCATCCGTATGGGCGATTGGAAACTTATCGAGTTTTTTGAAGACGGCAAACTGGAGTTGTATAATTTGAAAAACGACCTCAGTGAAAAAACCGATCTTGCCAAAGAGATGCCTGCGAAAATCAAAGAACTACACACCGCAATGTTGAAATGGCGCAAAGCCACAAACGCCCCTGTGCCCACGGAGAAAAATCCGTTATTTGATCCGCAGGCCGTTTCTAAAATTCACGGACGTAAATAA
- a CDS encoding sulfatase-like hydrolase/transferase, translated as MKHSVIHLLGRLLLAILLAAPLLSRAAGKPNVLFIFADDMCYEAVGAMGLTDIDTPNLDRLMKRGTTFTRAYNMGSWSGAVCVASRHMLITGRYIWRAQAASNLFAGKADAAKLKARQTEFDGLWPQTMKRQGYQTFFTGKWHIRAKADDAFEVARNIRPGMPNQTPAGYNRPLPGKPDPWSPFDKKFEGFWKGGKHWSEIVADDAIDYLGIAKKDKRPFFMYIAFNAPHDPRQAPKEYIDKYPLKRIELPKNFLPQYPYKDQIGNPHSLRDERLGPMPRTEHSVKVHRQEYYAIIEHLDAQIGRVLDTLDKSGQADNTYVFFSADHGLAVGHHGLFGKQNLYEHSTRVPFIAVGPGINAGTKIDAPIYLQDVHPTSLEIAGAKPADKVEFHSLLPMLKGKSTKHAYNAIHGAYLGVQRSVTVDDWKLILYPAVNKARLYNIKADPLEMNDLAHDAKQEKRISQLFARMLKLQKEMDDKLDLKKSFPKL; from the coding sequence ATGAAACATTCTGTGATTCACTTATTGGGCCGGCTGTTGTTGGCGATTCTATTGGCCGCGCCATTGCTTTCCCGCGCGGCGGGCAAGCCGAATGTGCTGTTCATCTTCGCCGATGATATGTGCTACGAAGCGGTTGGCGCGATGGGGCTCACGGATATTGACACGCCCAATCTCGACCGGTTGATGAAGCGCGGCACCACGTTCACGCGCGCGTATAATATGGGTTCGTGGAGCGGCGCGGTGTGTGTGGCCAGTCGGCATATGCTCATCACGGGTCGTTACATTTGGCGCGCGCAGGCGGCTTCCAATCTCTTCGCCGGCAAGGCAGATGCGGCGAAGCTTAAGGCGCGGCAAACGGAATTTGACGGTCTTTGGCCGCAAACAATGAAGCGGCAGGGTTACCAAACTTTTTTCACGGGCAAATGGCACATCCGCGCCAAGGCCGATGATGCCTTTGAGGTGGCACGAAATATTCGACCCGGGATGCCGAACCAAACGCCCGCCGGTTACAATCGACCCTTACCCGGCAAGCCCGATCCGTGGAGTCCGTTTGACAAAAAATTCGAGGGCTTTTGGAAAGGCGGAAAGCACTGGAGCGAGATTGTCGCCGATGACGCCATTGATTACCTCGGCATTGCAAAGAAGGACAAGCGCCCATTTTTTATGTACATCGCCTTCAACGCGCCGCACGATCCGCGCCAGGCGCCGAAGGAGTACATCGACAAGTATCCGCTCAAGCGCATCGAGTTGCCGAAAAATTTCCTGCCGCAGTATCCGTACAAAGATCAAATCGGCAACCCGCATAGCTTGCGCGATGAACGCCTCGGACCGATGCCGCGCACGGAGCATTCGGTGAAAGTTCATCGCCAAGAATACTACGCTATCATCGAGCACCTCGACGCGCAAATCGGGCGCGTCCTCGACACGCTCGACAAAAGCGGCCAGGCCGACAACACCTACGTTTTCTTCAGCGCCGACCACGGGCTCGCCGTCGGTCATCACGGTTTGTTTGGTAAACAAAATTTGTACGAGCACAGCACCCGCGTGCCCTTCATCGCCGTCGGCCCGGGCATCAACGCGGGCACGAAAATTGATGCCCCCATCTATTTGCAGGACGTCCATCCCACTTCGCTCGAAATCGCCGGCGCCAAGCCCGCCGATAAAGTGGAATTCCACAGCCTCCTCCCGATGCTCAAGGGCAAGTCAACGAAGCACGCCTACAATGCCATCCACGGTGCTTATCTCGGTGTGCAACGCAGCGTGACGGTTGATGACTGGAAGCTCATCCTCTACCCCGCCGTCAACAAGGCCCGCCTTTACAACATCAAAGCTGACCCGCTGGAAATGAACGACCTTGCCCACGACGCCAAACAGGAAAAGCGTATCTCTCAACTCTTCGCGCGGATGCTGAAGCTCCAAAAAGAAATGGACGATAAGCTCGACCTAAAAAAATCGTTCCCGAAATTGTAG
- a CDS encoding VOC family protein produces MFEPRISIITLGVADMARAIAFYRDGLGFSTDITEATADWAIFRTAGTRFALYPKKLLAKDIAADHPQTGTGFGGITLAHNVRTEAEVAEVLAFAKSAGGKILKPAQTAEWGGHSGYFADPDGYPWEIAFNPNNIFSDDGTIWGGSLGPMPK; encoded by the coding sequence ATGTTTGAACCGCGCATCAGCATCATTACGCTGGGAGTCGCCGATATGGCGCGGGCCATCGCCTTCTACCGCGACGGCCTTGGCTTCTCCACCGACATCACCGAAGCCACCGCAGACTGGGCCATCTTCCGCACCGCCGGAACGCGTTTCGCATTGTATCCGAAAAAATTGCTTGCGAAAGACATCGCCGCCGATCATCCACAAACCGGCACCGGCTTTGGCGGCATCACCCTCGCGCACAATGTCCGCACCGAGGCAGAAGTTGCCGAGGTGCTCGCCTTTGCCAAATCGGCTGGCGGAAAAATATTGAAGCCCGCTCAAACAGCAGAGTGGGGCGGCCATAGTGGTTACTTTGCTGATCCCGATGGATACCCGTGGGAAATCGCTTTTAATCCGAATAACATTTTTTCCGATGACGGCACAATTTGGGGCGGTTCTCTTGGCCCGATGCCTAAATGA
- a CDS encoding SGNH/GDSL hydrolase family protein, protein MKILIFLATLCAVSSQAVAANRNIISRGNLTNSQLQFASGTGRVAFMGGSITQMNGYRPMVMAWLQKRFPKTKFEFINAGISSTCSTTGAFRLRSQVLAEGRVDLFFIEFAVNDDQDAAHARRDCIRGLEGIIRQARKAQPNMDIVVTHFVNPGMLAQLRAGKVPLAIAAHETVLKRYNVSTIFLAREVADRIDAGTLTWKEFGGTHPKPPGNAIAAAMIGQLLDSTWAKKLDKKPVAHVLPAKPLDEGSYFDGHFRSPAESANAAWTWHVPDWKKIPGSFRSNPFGGMKLLTSTEPGKGTTVKFKGRALGAYVLAGPDAGVLEVSVDGGEWKRVDLYHHHSRGLHYPRTVMFAADLNAGTHTAKLQLSSKSNPLSKGTAARILQFVVN, encoded by the coding sequence GTGAAAATCCTGATATTCCTAGCAACACTGTGCGCGGTTTCCAGCCAAGCGGTTGCCGCAAATCGCAACATCATTTCGCGTGGCAACTTGACCAATTCACAGTTGCAGTTTGCGAGCGGCACGGGGCGCGTGGCCTTTATGGGGGGGTCAATCACACAGATGAACGGATATCGGCCGATGGTGATGGCTTGGCTGCAAAAGCGATTTCCGAAGACAAAGTTTGAATTTATCAATGCGGGAATTTCGTCGACGTGCTCTACGACAGGCGCGTTTCGGTTGCGATCGCAAGTGCTGGCGGAGGGGCGGGTGGATTTATTTTTTATCGAGTTCGCCGTGAACGATGATCAGGACGCGGCCCACGCGCGGCGCGATTGCATCCGGGGATTGGAAGGCATCATCCGCCAAGCGCGAAAAGCGCAGCCGAATATGGACATCGTGGTCACACATTTTGTGAATCCCGGAATGCTCGCCCAACTGCGTGCCGGCAAAGTGCCGCTCGCCATTGCGGCGCACGAGACGGTTCTGAAGCGGTACAACGTCTCCACGATTTTCCTCGCGCGCGAAGTGGCCGATCGCATTGACGCGGGCACGCTCACGTGGAAGGAATTCGGCGGAACGCATCCCAAGCCTCCGGGCAACGCGATTGCGGCCGCGATGATTGGGCAGCTTCTCGATTCTACGTGGGCCAAAAAATTAGACAAGAAACCTGTCGCTCACGTTCTGCCCGCGAAGCCGCTGGATGAGGGGAGTTATTTTGACGGCCATTTTCGTTCGCCTGCCGAATCTGCAAATGCGGCGTGGACGTGGCACGTGCCGGATTGGAAAAAGATTCCCGGCAGTTTTCGCAGCAACCCTTTTGGCGGGATGAAATTGCTGACGTCAACGGAGCCCGGAAAAGGGACCACGGTGAAATTCAAAGGCCGTGCCCTCGGCGCGTATGTTTTAGCGGGGCCGGATGCGGGTGTGCTGGAAGTGAGCGTCGACGGCGGCGAATGGAAGCGCGTGGATTTATATCATCATCACAGCCGTGGTCTGCATTACCCGCGCACGGTGATGTTCGCCGCCGATTTAAATGCCGGCACCCACACGGCCAAGCTTCAATTGAGCTCCAAATCCAACCCGCTTAGCAAAGGCACGGCGGCCCGGATTTTGCAGTTTGTTGTGAATTGA
- a CDS encoding TauD/TfdA family dioxygenase, translating to MKATISNSIIDHPGLWRGEELWRRDDWEVRLSDDELRQLESAAANCANIEVEAIGPDDFVLSDLTGRLEAMQRRLEDGAGFAFVRGLPANWLDEGQLRRMFWGIALHLGSAVSQSAEGDRLFSVADAGYAPEDARSRGPNTSRKLSFHTDRCDVIGFCCHRQAKSGGENYVVNSMAIYNAILKQRPDLLAVLREPFYYLRHTVDGGNDRSWCRQPIFSFCEGHFAANLLRVLIDRAHTHPDLPDLTPEQTEALDLVESLASDPALHATFRQEPGDMVFLNNWVTLHKRSAFEDWPEPERRRHILRIWLSMPNSRPLDPMFADNYGSVEAGALRGGMKAKMEN from the coding sequence ATGAAAGCCACCATTTCAAATTCGATAATTGATCACCCTGGTCTCTGGCGGGGCGAGGAATTGTGGCGGCGGGATGACTGGGAGGTGCGGCTTTCGGACGATGAATTGCGGCAGCTTGAATCGGCCGCGGCCAACTGCGCCAACATAGAGGTGGAGGCGATCGGGCCGGATGATTTTGTGCTCAGCGATTTGACTGGCCGATTGGAGGCGATGCAACGGCGGCTGGAGGACGGGGCGGGGTTTGCCTTTGTGCGTGGTCTGCCGGCGAACTGGCTTGATGAAGGGCAGTTGCGGCGAATGTTCTGGGGCATTGCGTTGCACTTGGGCTCGGCGGTTTCGCAAAGCGCGGAGGGCGATCGCCTCTTCAGTGTGGCGGATGCAGGTTACGCGCCGGAGGACGCCCGCAGCCGCGGGCCGAACACCAGCCGCAAGCTCAGCTTCCACACGGATCGATGTGATGTAATTGGCTTTTGCTGCCACCGGCAGGCGAAGAGCGGCGGCGAAAATTACGTGGTGAATTCGATGGCGATTTACAACGCCATCCTCAAGCAACGGCCGGACTTGCTCGCCGTGTTGCGCGAGCCGTTTTATTACCTGCGCCACACTGTGGATGGCGGCAACGACCGGTCGTGGTGCCGGCAGCCGATCTTCTCTTTTTGCGAAGGGCACTTTGCGGCGAACCTGTTGAGGGTGTTGATCGATCGTGCCCATACGCATCCGGATTTGCCGGACCTCACGCCCGAACAAACCGAGGCGCTCGATCTTGTTGAGTCGCTGGCGAGCGATCCGGCATTACACGCCACCTTTCGGCAGGAACCCGGGGATATGGTGTTCCTGAACAACTGGGTGACGTTACACAAACGTTCGGCCTTCGAGGATTGGCCGGAGCCCGAGCGGCGTCGCCACATTCTGCGCATCTGGCTGAGCATGCCCAACAGCCGCCCGCTTGACCCGATGTTTGCCGACAACTACGGTTCGGTAGAGGCCGGTGCCTTGCGTGGGGGTATGAAGGCAAAGATGGAGAATTGA
- a CDS encoding 1,4-beta-xylanase, translating to MKLLATGLMLILAGVLAAQDAPKEVRHATFRSPSMGVEVGYCIYLPTQYAANKKNRFPVVYYLHGGRPGSEIKSVKLVSWIHAAMKAGKVAPALYVFVNGGPVSHYNMGKKGQMGEDVFIKELIPHVDATCRTIPRREGRGVEGFSQGGRGTARIMFRHPHLFVSAAPGGGGHATEKRISEEGGRESDKLIFAKGDNTWDLARKYARNPKPKLNILVHVGSKGFNYQNNLEWMEHLKQLKIPFEHLIIPDAPHSATKIYEKNGLEIMRFHAAHFKKALSSK from the coding sequence ATGAAGCTACTTGCAACCGGATTAATGCTGATCTTGGCCGGCGTGTTGGCCGCGCAGGATGCGCCCAAGGAGGTGCGGCACGCCACCTTCAGGAGCCCTTCGATGGGAGTGGAGGTGGGTTACTGCATTTATCTGCCGACACAGTATGCGGCGAACAAAAAAAATCGGTTTCCGGTGGTCTACTATTTGCATGGGGGTAGGCCTGGTAGCGAGATCAAGAGCGTGAAACTGGTGTCTTGGATTCATGCCGCCATGAAAGCAGGCAAGGTGGCACCGGCACTTTATGTTTTTGTTAATGGAGGCCCGGTGAGTCACTACAATATGGGGAAGAAAGGCCAGATGGGCGAAGACGTCTTCATCAAGGAGCTCATCCCGCACGTGGACGCAACCTGCCGCACCATCCCGAGGCGCGAAGGACGGGGGGTGGAGGGCTTCTCGCAGGGTGGGCGCGGCACCGCTCGAATTATGTTTCGCCATCCGCACCTTTTTGTTTCAGCAGCACCCGGTGGGGGCGGTCATGCGACTGAGAAAAGGATCTCTGAGGAAGGAGGTCGCGAGAGTGACAAGCTTATCTTTGCCAAGGGTGACAATACGTGGGACTTGGCCCGGAAATATGCACGCAACCCCAAACCCAAACTCAATATTTTGGTTCATGTGGGTAGCAAGGGATTTAATTACCAGAACAACCTCGAATGGATGGAACACCTGAAGCAACTCAAGATTCCCTTTGAGCATCTTATTATTCCCGATGCTCCGCATAGTGCCACAAAGATTTATGAGAAAAATGGACTGGAAATCATGCGTTTTCATGCCGCACATTTTAAAAAGGCACTCTCCAGCAAGTAG
- a CDS encoding sulfatase-like hydrolase/transferase produces MMQWSLILAGCLALLLPAAERPNVVLIFTDDQGMNDVGAYGSEIATPHIDSLARDGVKFSQWYVASSICTPSRFGLLTGQFPTRSRDGLLSALMFLGDKKRGIQKGEVTFPTLLRKGGYHTALIGKWHLGHGANAFLPTRHGFAEFIGHTGGCIDFYTMRYGIQRDWYHGEKHVDEYGYATELITDEAVAFLKRQNKGQPFFLHLAYNAPHFGKGWDPTKKLAVNIMQPHPKDLSRVGHITDPIRRAFAAKVVNLDDGIGRVLAALKANGQERDTLVIFMTDHGGDYEFGGSNKPFRGEKATLFEGGIRVPCLMRWPGKIKAGSMSDAVLSALDLFPTLCALGKVNLGDRPVDGRNITGILSGVQKTLPARELLWHTGSHAELKRGEWTALRQGDWKFLETAEGEQFLFNLAQDPHEKANLKAQHPKLFNDLRKRRDALLKECLPK; encoded by the coding sequence ATGATGCAATGGAGTTTAATACTAGCAGGATGTCTGGCGTTGCTGTTGCCCGCAGCGGAACGGCCGAATGTCGTGCTCATCTTCACTGATGACCAGGGGATGAATGATGTGGGGGCGTATGGCAGTGAGATCGCCACGCCGCATATCGATTCACTGGCGCGGGATGGGGTGAAGTTTTCGCAGTGGTATGTGGCGTCCTCGATTTGCACACCGTCGCGGTTTGGGTTGTTGACGGGACAGTTTCCCACGCGGTCGCGTGACGGGCTGTTAAGTGCGCTGATGTTTCTCGGGGATAAAAAACGGGGGATTCAAAAAGGCGAGGTGACGTTTCCGACGTTGTTGCGCAAGGGAGGCTATCATACGGCGCTGATTGGCAAGTGGCATCTCGGCCACGGCGCGAATGCGTTTCTGCCCACGCGGCATGGGTTCGCGGAATTCATTGGGCACACGGGCGGGTGCATTGATTTTTACACCATGCGGTACGGCATTCAGCGGGACTGGTATCACGGCGAGAAACACGTGGACGAATACGGCTACGCGACGGAATTAATCACCGATGAGGCGGTGGCGTTTTTGAAGCGGCAGAATAAGGGCCAGCCGTTTTTCCTGCACCTCGCTTATAACGCGCCGCACTTCGGCAAGGGCTGGGATCCGACGAAGAAACTGGCGGTGAATATCATGCAGCCGCACCCGAAGGATTTGTCTCGCGTCGGGCACATCACCGATCCCATCCGGCGGGCGTTCGCGGCGAAGGTGGTGAATTTGGACGACGGCATCGGCCGCGTGTTGGCGGCGCTGAAAGCCAACGGGCAGGAGCGTGACACGCTGGTGATTTTCATGACCGACCACGGTGGTGATTATGAATTCGGCGGGAGCAACAAGCCCTTCCGCGGCGAGAAGGCGACGCTCTTCGAGGGCGGCATTCGCGTGCCCTGCCTGATGCGTTGGCCGGGAAAAATCAAGGCCGGCAGCATGAGTGATGCGGTGTTGAGCGCGCTGGATTTGTTCCCGACGCTCTGCGCGCTTGGGAAAGTAAATCTCGGTGACCGGCCGGTGGATGGCCGAAATATCACCGGTATTTTATCGGGCGTGCAGAAGACTTTGCCCGCTCGCGAGCTCCTCTGGCACACCGGCTCCCACGCCGAGTTGAAGCGCGGCGAGTGGACGGCATTGCGACAGGGGGACTGGAAATTTTTGGAGACGGCGGAGGGGGAACAGTTTCTCTTCAATCTCGCGCAGGATCCGCATGAGAAGGCGAATCTCAAGGCGCAGCATCCGAAGCTCTTCAACGATTTGCGTAAGCGGAGAGATGCGTTGTTGAAGGAGTGCTTGCCGAAATAA